The following proteins are co-located in the Dyadobacter chenwenxiniae genome:
- a CDS encoding C45 family autoproteolytic acyltransferase/hydolase, translating into MLTIGVLFGLFIWRIRVPAPRLESTKTTESYKRVQVGEDHYTVGNCWLKKNKQGIWEMYLEGKPYERGLIYGILAKELMEKQEVHFVNQIREMIPSSLFLQVLKGFVGWFNRDIYKYIPEENQQEIYGVSQSFSEQFNYIGPKYYRILNYHAAHDIGHALTDLNMVGCTSFAVNHALTKDSTLLIARNFDFYMGDAFAEDKLIVFMKPDKGYKFASYAWAGLTGVVSGMNEKGITVTLNASKSDIPFAAKEPISILAREILQYAGTIEEATKIARRSETFVSESLLIGSAADDQAAIIEKSPQKMDVFESGKDYLVCANHYQGQSFVEDSVNMNNIKDTDSKSRFDRMNQLMNRSYPMDVNKAAEILRDQKAVNDKFVGYGNSKTLNQLIAHHGILFKPEKREMWISTPPYQLGEFIYYNLNDVFSRNGTFQPVDSLKIRSDPFLASNDYKKFEAFKATKQKISKHVMLGVPFELSREEEIAFVTNNPESYLTYQFLGDYFKKNKNFKKAVSYYREALKRDVASLNERNVIKDKIAESQKSL; encoded by the coding sequence ATGCTCACTATTGGCGTTCTTTTCGGGCTCTTTATATGGCGCATCCGTGTTCCTGCACCCAGGCTTGAAAGTACAAAAACTACGGAAAGTTACAAGCGCGTCCAAGTGGGCGAAGACCATTATACGGTGGGAAATTGCTGGTTAAAAAAGAATAAGCAGGGAATTTGGGAAATGTACCTCGAAGGAAAACCCTATGAGCGCGGGCTGATTTACGGCATTCTTGCCAAGGAATTAATGGAAAAGCAGGAAGTCCATTTCGTGAATCAGATCAGGGAAATGATCCCGAGCAGCTTATTTTTGCAAGTTTTGAAAGGCTTTGTTGGCTGGTTTAACCGTGACATTTATAAATACATTCCCGAGGAAAATCAGCAGGAAATTTATGGCGTTTCGCAGTCTTTTTCTGAGCAATTTAATTACATCGGGCCCAAATATTACCGCATTCTCAACTATCACGCGGCGCACGACATTGGCCATGCACTCACGGACCTGAACATGGTTGGCTGTACGTCTTTTGCGGTTAATCACGCATTGACGAAGGACTCAACATTGCTGATCGCCAGAAACTTTGACTTTTACATGGGCGACGCCTTTGCAGAAGACAAGCTCATCGTTTTCATGAAACCGGATAAGGGCTACAAATTTGCATCCTACGCCTGGGCAGGCCTCACGGGCGTGGTTTCGGGCATGAATGAGAAAGGCATAACCGTTACATTAAACGCCTCAAAGTCAGACATTCCGTTTGCGGCGAAGGAACCGATTTCCATTTTAGCTAGGGAGATTTTACAATATGCCGGCACGATTGAAGAAGCCACAAAAATCGCCCGGAGAAGCGAAACCTTTGTCTCCGAATCACTACTGATCGGTTCGGCGGCGGATGATCAGGCTGCGATCATTGAGAAATCGCCTCAGAAGATGGACGTTTTTGAGTCCGGCAAAGATTACCTGGTTTGTGCCAATCATTATCAGGGCCAGTCATTCGTGGAAGATTCGGTGAACATGAATAACATCAAGGATACGGATTCCAAGTCGCGTTTTGATCGTATGAACCAGCTGATGAACCGGTCTTATCCGATGGATGTGAACAAAGCAGCCGAAATTTTACGCGATCAAAAGGCTGTTAATGACAAATTTGTGGGTTATGGCAATTCAAAAACGCTGAATCAGCTCATTGCACACCACGGCATTCTTTTCAAGCCCGAAAAAAGGGAAATGTGGATTTCGACGCCGCCTTATCAGCTCGGAGAATTTATTTACTATAATTTGAATGACGTTTTTTCCCGCAACGGAACATTCCAGCCCGTCGACTCGCTCAAAATCCGCTCCGATCCATTCCTTGCTTCCAATGATTACAAAAAGTTTGAAGCATTTAAGGCTACCAAACAGAAAATCAGCAAGCATGTAATGCTCGGCGTTCCTTTTGAGCTTTCGCGCGAAGAAGAAATCGCATTTGTCACCAACAATCCCGAGAGCTATCTCACCTATCAGTTTTTAGGAGATTATTTTAAAAAGAATAAGAACTTCAAAAAAGCGGTCAGCTATTACCGGGAGGCACTAAAACGCGATGTTGCCTCGCTGAACGAGCGAAATGTGATCAAAGACAAAATTGCGGAAAGTCAAAAGTCTCTCTGA
- a CDS encoding vWA domain-containing protein, whose amino-acid sequence MRGHRFSKFIPAEQGPNSKFEQLFDIFQQLLLMTSGDVSEAMSWLSELDRQYNLTNDSYGIGDFFDDLKKKGYITEEKQDGESKIIMTPKAEKSIRKSALDEIFGKLKRSKTGGNHHTPHMGVGDELSSDIRQFQFGDTLDQIAMTESIKNAQVNHGIGDFMLMENDLEVVEREQKTTTATVVMIDISHSMILYGEDRITPAKKVALALAELIRSKYPKDSLDIIVFGNDAWQIQIKDLPYLEVGPYHTNTVAGLELAMDILRRKKTRNKQIFMITDGKPTCLKEGIRYYKNSFGLDRKIINKTLTLAAQCRRLDIPVTTFMIATDPYLKQFVQNFTQVNNGRAYYSNLQGLGGFVLEDFQRNRRKNVK is encoded by the coding sequence ATGCGTGGACATCGTTTTTCCAAATTTATACCAGCCGAACAAGGGCCAAACAGCAAATTTGAGCAATTGTTCGACATTTTCCAGCAGTTGCTGTTAATGACTTCCGGCGATGTTTCCGAAGCAATGTCATGGCTTAGTGAGCTCGACCGACAATATAATTTGACCAATGACTCTTATGGCATCGGCGATTTCTTCGATGACCTTAAAAAGAAAGGTTATATCACGGAAGAAAAGCAGGATGGTGAGAGTAAGATCATCATGACGCCAAAAGCCGAAAAAAGCATCCGGAAAAGTGCTTTGGATGAAATTTTTGGTAAGCTAAAACGCTCGAAAACAGGCGGAAACCATCATACACCGCACATGGGCGTAGGGGATGAACTGAGTAGCGACATCCGCCAGTTCCAGTTTGGCGACACGCTGGACCAGATCGCGATGACGGAATCCATCAAAAATGCGCAGGTTAACCACGGCATTGGTGATTTTATGCTGATGGAAAATGATCTGGAAGTAGTTGAGCGTGAGCAAAAAACTACAACAGCAACCGTCGTAATGATCGATATCAGTCACTCCATGATTTTATATGGAGAAGATCGCATTACGCCTGCTAAAAAAGTGGCGCTTGCATTGGCTGAACTCATCAGAAGCAAATATCCCAAAGACTCGCTGGACATTATCGTGTTCGGAAATGATGCCTGGCAGATCCAGATTAAAGATTTGCCCTATCTTGAAGTTGGACCTTATCACACCAATACTGTGGCAGGTTTGGAGCTTGCTATGGACATTCTGCGACGTAAAAAAACACGGAATAAGCAGATTTTTATGATCACGGACGGAAAGCCGACCTGCCTGAAAGAAGGAATTCGCTATTATAAGAACAGCTTCGGCCTGGACCGCAAGATCATCAATAAAACGCTGACGTTAGCCGCACAATGCAGAAGGCTGGACATTCCCGTGACAACATTCATGATCGCAACGGACCCTTATCTGAAACAATTCGTGCAAAATTTCACGCAGGTCAATAACGGCCGCGCTTATTATAGCAATCTGCAAGGACTGGGCGGATTTGTACTGGAAGATTTTCAGCGTAACCGCAGGAAAAACGTCAAGTAA
- a CDS encoding SufE family protein has product MTINEIQDELISDFELFDDWESKYEYIIDLGKQFPPLEEQYKTEDNIIKGCQSRVWLNAYMDGDLLKFEADSDAIIVRGLVSMLVKVLSGHTPKEIASADLYFMERVGLHQHLAQTRSNGLAAMLKQMKAYGVAFQAKSFHTAN; this is encoded by the coding sequence ATGACCATAAACGAGATACAGGACGAACTAATTTCGGATTTTGAATTGTTTGATGATTGGGAGAGCAAGTACGAGTATATAATAGATCTCGGAAAGCAGTTCCCGCCGTTGGAAGAGCAGTATAAGACTGAAGACAACATTATAAAGGGTTGCCAGTCCCGCGTGTGGCTGAATGCTTACATGGATGGCGACTTGCTGAAATTTGAAGCGGATAGCGATGCAATTATTGTTCGCGGACTGGTAAGCATGCTTGTGAAAGTTTTGTCAGGACATACGCCAAAGGAAATTGCCAGTGCGGACCTTTATTTTATGGAACGCGTTGGATTACACCAACATCTTGCCCAAACCCGGTCAAATGGGCTTGCTGCCATGTTGAAGCAAATGAAGGCCTATGGTGTTGCGTTTCAGGCAAAGTCTTTTCATACGGCGAATTAA
- a CDS encoding BrxA/BrxB family bacilliredoxin — protein MYPPQLVAPMKAELVNVGFQDLTTAEEVDNFMQTTKGTALVVINSVCGCAAGAARPGVTAALSRSEIKPDHLATVFAGADVEATAKMREYTLPYPPSSPAVALFKDGELIHFVERHHIEGRSAEMIAQHLQMAFEEFCAEEA, from the coding sequence ATGTATCCACCACAATTAGTGGCTCCAATGAAAGCTGAACTGGTTAATGTTGGTTTTCAGGATTTGACAACGGCTGAGGAAGTTGACAATTTTATGCAAACTACAAAAGGAACGGCTTTGGTCGTGATCAATTCGGTGTGCGGATGTGCAGCAGGCGCAGCCCGTCCGGGTGTAACCGCCGCGTTGTCACGCAGCGAGATCAAGCCTGACCATTTGGCAACCGTTTTTGCGGGGGCAGATGTAGAAGCAACTGCTAAAATGCGCGAATATACATTGCCATATCCGCCGTCGTCACCGGCGGTAGCGCTTTTCAAGGATGGTGAGCTGATCCACTTTGTAGAGCGTCATCACATTGAAGGCCGTTCGGCTGAGATGATTGCACAACATTTGCAAATGGCATTTGAAGAGTTCTGTGCAGAAGAAGCATAG
- a CDS encoding PIG-L family deacetylase yields MPRLLTALFLLISLQLSAQVPSLSSSEIFQNMKKLNVLGSVLYIAAHPDDENTLMLSYLSKDQLVRTGYLSLTRGDGGQNLIGAEQGYNIGVIRTQELLAARRIDGAQQFFSRAYDFGFSKTRDETLNFWDKDKVLGDVIWMIRKFQPDVIITRFPPDPRAGHGHHQTSAFLAEQGFSLAADPKSYPDQLKFVKPWQAKRLVWNTYTPGFTNKQPTEEKNPFISIAIGGYNPVLGKSYTEIAAESRSQHKSQGFGSSPQRGARIDYFLHKVGEPAQKGLFDGVDVSWKRVKGSEKIQAMVTAAIKNFSVNRPSASVAELLKINAELNKLDSANIYIKTKKEEVKELILQCAGLWFETNPDDFSQVVGDTASVKISVVKRSDYPVKLVSLRWTGKEKDSTLNLALEDNELNSFAINPILPSKLKVTQPYWLEKPIDKGLFQIDNQQDIGFPENRPETVTRFVFEIGGQQFAFSRPWFYKSTDPAEGEIYRPFEIRPAVTTTITEPVFIFPSLEPKTITIVVEAQRSNVKGSVKPEIPAGWKSVPTSAEFDLKGKYQQQYFSFIITPPANNQEVKLRAIATVDGQIFDKSIKTIAYQHIPSQTIFPTSEAKLAKIDVKTTVKNIGYIAGAGDDVPTALRQMDCQVTMLNEAGLAKDLSIYDAIVVGVRAYNTENYLANYQPKLMDYVKNGGTMVVQYTIPSGQKVKQIGPYDIELGRDRVAEEDAEMRFLLPEHPLLNYPNKITQKDFDGWIQERGLYFAQTWDKTNYQAVFSANDKDETLKEGGVLYAQYGKGHYIYTGLSFFRELPAGVTGAYRLFANMISAGKK; encoded by the coding sequence ATGCCCCGATTGCTTACCGCCCTCTTTCTGCTTATCAGCCTTCAACTTTCCGCGCAAGTTCCTTCCCTGTCATCCAGTGAAATTTTTCAGAACATGAAGAAACTGAATGTCCTTGGCTCGGTGCTTTACATTGCCGCGCATCCAGATGATGAGAACACATTAATGCTTTCTTATTTATCAAAGGATCAACTGGTTAGAACAGGATATTTATCATTAACAAGAGGAGACGGCGGCCAAAACCTGATCGGGGCGGAACAAGGTTATAACATTGGCGTCATTCGTACGCAGGAATTGCTGGCTGCCCGCCGCATTGACGGCGCGCAACAGTTTTTTTCCAGAGCGTATGACTTTGGTTTTTCCAAAACGCGCGATGAAACTTTGAATTTTTGGGATAAGGACAAAGTTTTGGGCGATGTGATCTGGATGATCCGCAAGTTCCAGCCCGATGTGATCATTACGCGCTTTCCGCCCGATCCGCGCGCTGGCCACGGTCATCACCAAACCTCTGCATTCCTGGCAGAGCAAGGTTTCAGCCTCGCTGCCGACCCAAAGTCCTATCCCGATCAATTGAAGTTTGTGAAACCGTGGCAGGCGAAAAGGCTGGTTTGGAACACCTACACGCCTGGATTTACCAACAAGCAACCTACGGAAGAGAAAAATCCATTCATATCCATTGCAATAGGTGGCTATAATCCGGTGCTGGGCAAATCTTATACAGAAATCGCTGCGGAAAGCCGGAGCCAGCACAAAAGCCAGGGTTTTGGAAGTTCACCCCAGCGTGGCGCAAGGATCGATTATTTCCTTCATAAAGTGGGCGAACCGGCTCAAAAAGGGCTTTTTGATGGCGTTGATGTTTCCTGGAAACGCGTGAAGGGGAGCGAGAAAATACAGGCCATGGTAACGGCCGCGATCAAGAACTTTTCTGTAAACAGACCATCTGCCTCTGTTGCAGAACTTCTAAAAATCAATGCCGAATTGAATAAACTTGATTCCGCCAACATTTATATCAAGACGAAAAAGGAAGAAGTTAAAGAGCTGATTTTGCAATGTGCAGGGCTTTGGTTTGAAACCAATCCGGATGACTTTTCTCAGGTTGTCGGCGACACAGCGTCCGTTAAGATTTCTGTTGTTAAAAGATCTGATTATCCTGTAAAGCTTGTTTCGCTGCGATGGACGGGAAAAGAAAAGGATAGCACGTTGAATCTGGCTCTGGAAGATAACGAGCTAAATTCCTTTGCAATAAATCCCATTTTGCCTTCAAAATTAAAAGTTACCCAACCCTATTGGCTGGAAAAACCGATTGATAAGGGTTTGTTCCAAATTGACAATCAGCAGGACATCGGGTTTCCCGAAAACCGGCCCGAAACCGTGACCAGGTTTGTTTTTGAGATCGGCGGACAGCAATTTGCCTTTTCCCGACCTTGGTTCTATAAAAGCACTGATCCGGCGGAAGGCGAAATTTACAGGCCTTTTGAGATCCGCCCAGCGGTAACGACAACCATTACCGAGCCCGTCTTCATATTTCCATCATTGGAGCCGAAAACGATTACTATCGTCGTGGAAGCACAGCGCAGTAATGTTAAAGGATCCGTTAAGCCGGAAATTCCCGCGGGCTGGAAATCCGTTCCCACTTCGGCAGAGTTTGATTTGAAGGGTAAATATCAGCAGCAATATTTTTCATTCATCATTACACCGCCAGCTAATAACCAGGAAGTTAAATTGAGAGCAATAGCCACCGTGGATGGGCAAATATTTGACAAATCCATCAAAACCATTGCTTATCAGCACATTCCGAGTCAAACCATTTTTCCGACATCAGAAGCGAAACTTGCGAAAATTGATGTCAAAACGACCGTCAAAAATATCGGCTACATTGCAGGAGCGGGTGACGACGTCCCCACAGCTTTGCGGCAAATGGATTGCCAGGTTACCATGCTCAATGAAGCAGGTCTGGCGAAGGATCTTTCGATTTATGACGCCATCGTGGTGGGTGTTCGAGCCTATAACACAGAGAATTATCTTGCCAATTATCAGCCCAAACTGATGGATTATGTCAAAAACGGAGGGACAATGGTTGTGCAATACACCATTCCAAGCGGACAAAAGGTAAAGCAGATCGGCCCTTACGACATTGAGCTCGGCAGGGACCGGGTTGCAGAAGAAGATGCGGAAATGCGCTTTTTGCTGCCTGAACATCCATTACTGAACTATCCTAACAAGATCACGCAAAAAGATTTCGATGGCTGGATCCAGGAACGTGGCTTGTATTTTGCGCAAACCTGGGATAAAACGAATTACCAGGCAGTCTTTTCAGCGAATGACAAGGATGAAACTTTGAAAGAGGGCGGCGTGCTTTACGCCCAATATGGCAAAGGACATTACATTTACACAGGTCTATCCTTTTTCCGCGAGCTGCCGGCAGGCGTCACAGGAGCATACAGACTTTTTGCCAACATGATTTCTGCTGGCAAAAAGTAA
- a CDS encoding 4'-phosphopantetheinyl transferase family protein — MPICYIKSISDDATLGLWHMSESWQDLKEMVKLPATEWLPLEEKKTDKRKQEWLACRVLLQEMAQSLPIISYDKNRKPHIKGSSKQLSMSHSGDYVCVYVHDSEPVGVDLQQMKPSITKGSDYFLNEAEQHWADLDDNVLLHLIWCAKEAVFKFAGDADMDLKKHIITNPFKSNQNGIIEVSIQKENVNMSVQVQHDAFDDYLLAWTV, encoded by the coding sequence ATGCCTATCTGTTATATAAAAAGCATTTCGGATGATGCAACATTAGGGTTGTGGCATATGTCGGAAAGTTGGCAGGATTTGAAAGAAATGGTTAAGCTACCCGCCACAGAATGGCTGCCGCTGGAAGAAAAAAAGACTGATAAGCGAAAGCAGGAATGGCTGGCTTGCAGGGTTTTGTTACAGGAAATGGCGCAGTCTCTGCCCATCATCAGCTATGATAAAAATCGCAAACCGCATATTAAAGGAAGTTCCAAACAGCTTTCAATGTCGCATTCAGGTGATTATGTGTGCGTATATGTGCATGATAGCGAGCCGGTTGGTGTGGATTTACAGCAAATGAAGCCGTCTATTACAAAAGGCTCCGATTACTTTCTCAATGAAGCTGAACAACATTGGGCGGATCTGGATGATAATGTTTTACTGCATCTGATTTGGTGTGCAAAGGAAGCCGTTTTTAAATTTGCAGGCGACGCGGATATGGATTTGAAAAAACATATCATTACAAATCCTTTTAAGAGCAACCAAAATGGAATAATTGAGGTTTCCATTCAAAAGGAAAATGTAAACATGTCTGTTCAGGTGCAGCACGATGCATTTGACGACTATTTACTTGCCTGGACCGTCTGA
- a CDS encoding SUF system Fe-S cluster assembly protein has protein sequence MSEAELREEVVKAIKTVYDPEIPVDVYELGLIYDLKIFPVNNVFVSMTLTSPSCPSAGTLPGEVEQKIREVEGVNDVSLELTFDPPYTTEMMSEEAKLELGFM, from the coding sequence ATGTCAGAGGCAGAATTAAGGGAAGAAGTTGTAAAGGCCATTAAAACGGTTTACGATCCGGAGATTCCGGTGGATGTTTACGAGTTGGGGCTTATCTACGATTTGAAAATATTCCCTGTCAATAATGTGTTTGTATCCATGACCCTGACATCGCCTTCCTGCCCATCTGCTGGAACATTGCCGGGAGAGGTGGAACAGAAGATCCGCGAAGTGGAAGGCGTGAATGATGTAAGCCTTGAACTGACATTTGACCCTCCTTATACAACGGAAATGATGTCGGAAGAAGCCAAGCTGGAACTGGGGTTTATGTAG
- a CDS encoding DUF5618 family protein — MPNTVQEAKRYLDNAKEILKEKAKKEDGLYQDPKYVKLAGHAAYTGVLVALDGLFEEKGRGRKDVSWYKENLSKLDKKALASFVAAYSTLHLAMSYDGNTDANVSTAGLNMAESIINWVETKTAAA; from the coding sequence ATGCCAAACACAGTACAAGAAGCCAAGCGTTATCTGGATAATGCGAAGGAGATTTTGAAAGAGAAAGCGAAGAAAGAGGATGGCCTTTATCAGGACCCGAAATATGTTAAGCTTGCAGGTCATGCAGCTTATACCGGGGTTTTGGTGGCGCTTGACGGTTTATTTGAGGAAAAAGGCAGGGGCAGGAAAGATGTTTCTTGGTACAAAGAGAATCTTTCCAAGTTAGATAAGAAGGCGCTGGCCTCATTTGTCGCAGCTTACAGCACGCTTCATCTAGCAATGAGTTACGATGGAAACACGGACGCAAATGTTTCCACTGCCGGGCTTAATATGGCAGAGTCAATCATTAATTGGGTTGAAACGAAGACTGCGGCAGCATAA